The Miscanthus floridulus cultivar M001 chromosome 7, ASM1932011v1, whole genome shotgun sequence genome includes a region encoding these proteins:
- the LOC136465645 gene encoding uncharacterized protein yields MLLQGLKPRIFNRLNKFGACWVAELPMVLWNLRTTPNWAIGYTPFFMVYGSEAVLPTDLDYGAPRIRAYNEQGAKASHQDAMDQLDEAHDITLHHSAKYQQALRRYHNRWVRDRAFNIRDLVLRLVQSNKDRHKLSPP; encoded by the coding sequence atgctcctacagggtctcaagcccaggatcttcaatcggttgaacaagtttggcgcatgCTGGGTCGCCGAGCTCCCTATGGTGCTCTGGAACCTGAGGACAACTCCTAACTGGGCCAtcggctacacgcctttcttcatggtctacggttctgaggccgtcctcccaaccgacctcgactatggagcaccaagaattagagcatacaatgaacaaggagccaaggcatcccaccaagatgccatggaccagctagacgaagctcaTGACATCACCCTCCaccattcagccaagtaccagcaggcgctacgtcggtaccacaaccgatgggtgcgggaccgagccttcaacatcagggacctagttctccgcctcgtgcagagcaacaaggaccgtcacaagctctccccaccctag